The following coding sequences lie in one Pseudorasbora parva isolate DD20220531a chromosome 18, ASM2467924v1, whole genome shotgun sequence genomic window:
- the pafah1b1b gene encoding lissencephaly-1 homolog B has protein sequence MVLSQRQRDELNRAIADYLRSNGYEEAYSVFKKEAELDMNEELDKKYAGLLEKKWTSVIRLQKKVMELESKLNEAKEEITLGGPVAQKRDPKEWIPRPPEKYALSGHRSPVTRVIFHPVFSLMVSASEDATIKVWDYEAGDFERTLKGHTDSVQDISFDQAGKLLASCSADMTIKLWDFQGFECIRTMHGHDHNVSSVAIMPNGDHIVSASRDKTMKMWEVATGYCVKTFTGHREWVRMVRPNQDGTLLASCSNDQTVRVWVVATKECKAELREHEHVVECISWAPESAHPTISEATGSENKKSGKPGPFLLSGSRDKTIKMWDISTGMCLMTLVGHDNWVRGVLFHPGGRFVVSCADDKTLRIWDYKNKRCMKTLCAHEHFVTSLDFHKTSPYVVTGSVDQTVKVWECR, from the exons ATGGTGCTGTCACAGAGGCAACGAGATGAACT AAATCGAGCAATAGCAGATTATCTGCGCTCCAATGGCTACGAAGAGGCGTATTCTGTTTTTAAGAAGGAGGCAGAGTTGGACATG aatGAGGAGTTGGATAAGAAGTATGCAGGCCTTTTGGAAAAGAAATGGACCTCAGTCATCAGATTACAAAAAAAG GTAATGGAGTTGGAGTCCAAACTAAATGAAGCTAAGGAGGAGATCACTTTAGGAGGCCCCGTGGCACAGAAACGAGACCCCAAAGAGTGGATCCCACGCCCGCCAGAGAAGTACGCCCTCAGCGGTCACAGAAGCCCTGTCACACGCGTCATCTTCCACCCTGTGTTCAGCCTCATGGTCTCCGCCTCAGAGGACGCCACTATAAAG GTTTGGGACTACGAGGCTGGGGATTTCGAGCGGACCCTGAAGGGTCACACTGATTCAGTGCAGGACATCTCCTTTGACCAGGCTGGAAAGCTGCTGGCTTCTTGCTCCGCGGACATGACCATCAAACTCTGGGACTTCCAGGGCTTTGAGTGCATCAGGACCATGCACG GACACGATCACAATGTGTCGTCGGTTGCCATTATGCCCAATGGGGATCACATAGTGTCTGCTTCCAGGGATAAGACCATGAAAATGTGGGAAGTGGCCACTGG TTACTGTGTGAAGACGTTCACAGGTCACAGGGAGTGGGTGCGTATGGTCCGGCCCAATCAAGACGGCACACTGTTGGCCAGCTGCTCTAACGACCAGACGGTGCGCGTGTGGGTGGTTGCCACCAAGGAGTGCAAAGCAGAGCTGCGGGAGCACGAGCATGTGGTGGAGTGTATCTCCTGGGCCCCTGAGAGCGCACACCCCACCATATCTGAGGCTACAGGCTCTGAG AACAAGAAGAGTGGAAAGCCTGGGCCATTCCTATTATCTGGATCCAGAGACAAGACCATTAAAATGTGGGATATAAGTACTGGCATGTGCCTTATGACACTG GTCGGCCATGATAACTGGGTGCGTGGAGTTCTTTTCCATCCGGGTGGGAGATTCGTAGTGAGCTGTGCTGATGACAAGACCCTTCGCATCTGGGACTATAAGAACAAGCGCTGCATGAAGACCCTGTGTGCCCATGAACACTTCGTTACCTCTCTGG ATTTCCACAAGACTTCTCCTTACGTGGTGACAGGAAGTGTAGATCAAACGGTCAAAGTGTGGGAATGTCGCTGA